One Dermacentor andersoni chromosome 6, qqDerAnde1_hic_scaffold, whole genome shotgun sequence genomic window carries:
- the SA1 gene encoding cohesin subunit SA-1 produces MILRNAIAGRKRTRQSEDDGTDHSGLDPDDFFSELDDGLNESNDNSSEVEFGTRSRGKRRRVGEGGRGRGRGRGGGRGRGGRRNASESITSEDPGTLYDVVRLGRHSLTAVVDDWIESYKQDRDAALLDLMTFFFHCSGCKGRITPQMQVTMEHNQIIRKMTEEFDEESGDYPLIMTGPQWKKFRQTFCEFVQILVRQCQYSIIYDQFLMDNVISILTGLSDSQVRAFRHTSTLAAMKLMTALVDVALNLSISLDNTQRQYEAERQKNKDKRATERLELLMTKRQDLEENMEEIKNMLTYMFKSVFVHRYRDTLPEVRSICMLEIGQWMKRFHQHFLDDSYLKYLGWTLHDKVGDVRLRCLQALLPLYSSEELTSKMELFTNKFKDRIVTMTLDKEYEVAVHAVKLVISIHKFHREILTDKDCEHVYELVYSSHRAVAQAAGEFLNERLFQPDEAAVQGLRTRRGKKRSVNTPLIRDLVQFFIESELHEHGAYLVDSLIDSNPMMKDWECMTDLLLEEPGPEEEQLDDRQETSLIEIMVCCTKQAATGEPPVGRGPNRKQMSNKEMKQVADDRVKLTEHFIQALPSLLSKYIADQEKIANLMVLPQYFDLEIYTSSRQEKSLDSLLKLIQEIVERHDNTEVLETCARTYEALCSEELAVHSRCAVSRGTLIDSLVGRYKQALAAYAEAGEDADDDDIYAVQSALKKVSIFYGCHNLGPWTIWEGIFDYWVKGAGERSLSLEGVKHAISCCSSGIMWDLAVLDEGNIQMAHVHALRNRLREFMDTMVYMLRHCTGALQEEAFVSICDLLVIFCRQLGDSEPFSALVYEPDRALQANLGEFIQNNVFVEDDSAADDEQDEHRKIEELHKRRNFLASFCKLVVYNVISVRQASDVFKHYVRFYNDYGDIIKATLGKAREINKVNCARTMVQSLTSLFNALDRDQLGNIARQDEGFVAIKELAKRFALSFGLDQVKNRDSVAALHREGIIFACTPFENPLNPLGPPPNLPFLELLCEFTNKLMKLDKKVVLQYLDRHVQAKLPASRADDWQPLLLYRTSLVHGEAEQPVARAPGRQYRGRKRQREDDDHAEEEEIDQDSDRGSESEFRQ; encoded by the exons ATGATCCTCCGCAACGCCATTGCCGGGAGGAAGCGTACACGACAAAGTGAGGACGATGGCACCGACCACTCGGGTCTCGACCCGGACGACTTCTTTTCCGAGTTAGACGACGGGCTTAATGAGTCGAACGATAACTCCTCAGAAGTCGAGTTCGGCACCAGGTCCCGCGGAAAGCGACGTCGGGTAGGTGAAGGCGGCCGCGGAAGAGGACGCGGGCGCGGTGGTGGCAGAGGCCGTGGAGGGAGACGCAATGCATCGGAAAGCATAACAAGCGAAGACCCGGGCACTCTTTACGACGTGGTCAGGCTTGGTCGCCACTCGCTTACCGCCGTGGTCGACGACTGGATAGAGTCCTACAAGCAAGACAGAGATGCAGCTCTTCTGGACCTAATGACTTTCTTCTTCCACTGTTCTGGGTGCAAAGGCCGCATCACACCTCAGATGCAGGTTACCATGGAGCACAATCAGATCATTAGGAAAATGACTGAAGAGTTTGACGAGGAGAGTGGCGACTACCCGCTCATTATGACGGGCCCCCAGTGGAAGAAGTTTCGGCAGACCTTCTGCGAGTTCGTGCAAATTCTGGTGCGCCAGTGTCAATACAGCATCATCTACGATCAGTTCTTAATGGACAACGTGATCTCCATACTCACTGGATTGTCCGATTCACAG GTTCGTGCTTTCCGGCACACATCGACACTGGCTGCAATGAAGTTGATGACGGCACTTGTTGATGTGGCTCTCAACTTGAGCATCAGCTTGGACAACACCCAACGTCAATATGAGGCAGAGCGGCAGAAGAACAAGGACAAACGTGCAACTGAGCGTCTTGAACTGCTCATGACCAAACGCCAGGACCTGGAGGAAAACATGGAAGAGATCAAGAATATGCTAACCTACATGTTCAAAAGTGTCTTTGTCCACCGCTATCGAGACACACTTCCTGAAGTGCGTTCAATTTGCATGCTGGAGATTGGCCAGTGGATGAAGCGGTTCCACCAGCACTTCCTTGATGACAGTTATCTCAAGTACCTGGGCTGGACCCTGCACGACAAAGTGGGAGATGTGAGACTGCGGTGCCTCCAAGCACTGCTTCCTCTGTATTCTTCTGAAGAGCTCACAAGTAAGATGGAGCTGTTTACCAACAAATTCAAAGACCGCATAGTTACCATGACTTTGGACAAGGAGTATGAAGTAGCTGTCCATGCCGTCAAGCTTGTCATTAGTATCCACAAGTTTCACAGGGAGATCCTAACTGATAAGGACTGTGAGCATGTCTATGAGCTTGTGTACAGCTCACACAGAGCTGTTGCTCAAGCTGCTGGAGAGTTCCTCAATGAGAGACTTTTCCAGCCCGATGAAGCGGCGGTGCAAGGTCTGCGCACAAGACGTGGCAAGAAACGTTCAGTGAACACTCCGCTGATCCGTGACTTAGTGCAGTTTTTCATTGAGAGTGAATTGCATGAGCACGGTGCCTACCTTGTGGACAGTCTAATCGACAGTAACCCTATGATGAAAGACTGGGAATGCATGACTGACCTTCTGCTTGAAGAGCCGGGACCAGAGGAAGAGCAGCTGGATGATCGGCAAGAAACCTCCCTCATTGAGATTATGGTCTGCTGCACCAAACAGGCTGCTACGGGTGAACCACCAGTGGGAAGAGGACCCAATCGCAAACAGATGTCGAACAAGGAGATGAAGCAGGTGGCTGATGACCGTGTCAAGCTGACAGAGCACTTTATACAGGCATTGCCAAGCCTTCTCAGCAAGTACATCGCAGACCAGGAAAAAATTGCCAATCTTATGGTGTTGCCACAGTATTTTGATCTGGAGATCTACACGTCTAGCAGGCAGGAGAAGTCGCTCGACTCGCTGCTGAAACTGATACAAGAGATTGTCGAGCGTCACGACAACACAGAAGTGCTTGAAACGTGTGCCAGAACCTACGAGGCTCTGTGCAGTGAAGAACTAGCTGTTCATTCACGTTGTGCTGTGTCAAGGGGAACGCTGATTGATTCTCTTGTTGGCCGATACAAGCAGGCCCTGGCTGCTTATGCAGAAGCAGGAGAggatgctgatgatgacgatatcTACGCAGTACAGTCAGCACTCAAGAAAGTATCAATATTTTATGGGTGCCACAACTTGGGTCCCTGGACCATCTGGGAGGGAATCTTTGACTATTGGGTCAAAGGTGCTGGAGAGCGCAGCTTGTCTCTGGAAGGTGTCAAGCATGCCATTTCGTGCTGTTCATCGGGTATCATGTGGGACCTGGCAGTGCTGGATGAAGGCAACATTCAGATGGCACACGTGCATGCCTTGAGAAACCGTCTCCGCGAGTTTATGGACACCATGGTGTATATGCTTCGCCATTGCACTGGTGCCTTGCAGGAAGAGGCCTTTGTGAGTATCTGTGACCTGCTCGTCATCTTCTGCCGGCAGCTGGGTGACAGTGAGCCCTTCAGTGCTCTTGTCTATGAACCTGATCGTGCCCTGCAGGCAAACCTTGGTGAGTTCATCCAGAATAACGTTTTTGTGGAAGATGACTCAGCCGCAGATGACGAGCAAGATGAACACCGCAAGATTGAAGAGCTACACAAGCGCCGCAACTTCTTGGCTTCCTTCTGCAAGCTCGTTGTGTACAATGTCATCAGTGTACGTCAAGCTTCGGATGTCTTCAAGCACTATGTTCGCTTCTACAATGACTATGGGGACATCATCAAAGCAACACTGGGGAAAGCTCGCGAGATCAATAAGGTCAACTGTGCACGCAccatggtacagtcgctcacgTCTCTCTTCAATGCACTGGACCGAGACCAACTGGGAAATATTGCCCGTCAGGATGAAGGTTTTGTTGCCATCAAAGAACTGGCGAAACGGTTTGCCTTGTCCTTTGGCCTTGACCAAGTCAAGAACAGAGACTCTGTCGCAGCTCTTCATCGTGAAGGCATCATTTTCGCTTGCACGCCATTCGAGAACCCGCTGAATCCCCTGGGGCCACCGCCAAACCTTCCTTTCCTGGAGCTTCTTTGTGAGTTCACAAACAAGTTAATGAAGCTGGACAAGAAGGTCGTACTTCAGTACCTGGACAGACATGTCCAAGCCAAACTGCCAGCTTCGCGAGCTGATGACTGGCAGCCTCTGCTCCTTTACCGCACGAGCCTCGTCCATGGCGAAGCTGAGCAACCTGTGGCGAGAGCACCAGGACGTCAATACCGGGGAAGAAAGCGCCAGCGTGAAGACGATGACCACGCGGAAGAAGAGGAAATAGACCAGGACTCAGACAGGGGCTCAGAATCAGAGTTTCGGCAGTGA